The following nucleotide sequence is from Synechococcus sp. CBW1004.
CGGGGACGGGGACTCAGGCACGGGGCCGCCGCATGAGCAGGCCACCCATCAGTCCGGAGAGGCCCAGAGCGCTCAGGGCCAGGGCGTTGGAGAACTTCCCGTGCAGGGGCCCCTTGCTGGTGCTCACCGCAGCCTGCTTGCCAGCCGTGACGTCGGGAACCTCCAGATAGTCCCGGTGGCCGGGACCGGCATCCACCTGGATCTCCCAGTCAGGGGTGGCCTGGGAGGGCAGACGGAAGCTGAGGCGGCCCTGGCTGTCGGTGTGGCCCAGGGCGATCGGGTCGCCGCCGCCTGGAGGGACCAGGCGCACCTCGGCGTCACTGGCGGGTTGTCCGCTCGAGAAGCTGCTCTCAAGCTGAGCGCTCAGCCCACCGAAGCGCTCCAGGCTCGATTCGATGCCATGGGCGCGGGCGGCGCCGGGGGCCAGCAGCAGGGTGCCGGCGGCGATAAAAACCGGCAGCAGCGGGAAACGGGTCATCTGAGGATTCAGATCCTGGGATCAGGAGGCTTTCCAGCGACTATCGCTGCTTTTTCCGGCCTGCACCATCCGGGCGATCGAACTGACCATCATCGAGAGGGCATCGGAGTCGTCACCTCGGGCCTGCAGCTCGGCCGCCAGCACCTGCTCGGCGGCGGTGCGGGGGCGGCCATGGTTCTCGAAGCCGCGGCGATCACGGGCCTCAGGAGCTGACGTGGCGCTTGGAGTGGCGCTGCGGGTGGCCTGGTTCTGCAGCGTGGTCAGGTCCAAGGGATGACGTTCCGTAGGTGGCGATCCTGGCAAATCCTGCCCGCCGGCGAGAGAGGTGCCCACCGGCGCCACGGGCTTGCAATCTGCTGTTACGCGACCGGAGCAGCACCGACCGCGTGGATGCCCTGTTCATCGAGCCAGCCACTGAAGGGCACATCCCAGGGATCACGGGGCAGCTGAGCGACCACGCAGGCCGCCGGCAGCACGGCCAGGGCCGGCACGGCTCGCCAGGCGGGATCGGCGCGCAACCGGTCGTACCAGCCGCCGCCGGAGCCCAGGCGGATGCCTGCACGATCGACCGCCAGGGCAGGGACCAGCAACAGGCCCAGCGCCTCAGGCGGCAAGGCGCCTGGAGCCAGAGCCTCAGGAGGGAGCCCTTCAGGATGCAGGCACCCGGCCCGGGAAACAGCGCCAGGCGGGGCATCAGGCGGCTGAGCCTCCAGGAGCAACCGCTGCATGCGCTCGCCTTCGGGCGGCAGCGGCGCCGGGATGCCACAGGCGTCGGGCCCCAGCGGGCTCTCCCGCCGCCAGGGGCGATAGATCAGCCGGCCCTGCGGCTCACCGGGCTGCGGCGGCAGCACCACCGGCAGGGCCAGCCGAGCCGCGCCCCCGACGCGCACCAGCCGTTCGGCCAGGCCGCCCGGCGCCCAGGGATCGAGATCGGGTTCGCTGCCCACGGCCCAGTACACACCGAGCCACCGTCCCGGCGGCGGCAGCTCCGGCAGCCGGGCGAGCGCGGCCGCCCGCAGAGCCGCCGTCGCCCCAGCCAGGGCCTCACGGCGCACGGCACGGAAGTGACGCCGCAGGGCTGGCTTGTCGTCTTGCGGCGTCATCGCTGGAACCAGCCTGTCAAGGCCACCGCCAGGGCATCGGCGGCGTCATCGGGGCGCGGGGGATGCTCCAGCTCCAGTTCGCGCATCACTGCATCCAGCACCATCTCCTTGTCGGCGTGGCCGTCGCCGGTGAGCGCCTGCTTGATCTGCATCGGCGGGAACTCCACCACCGGGATGCGAAAGCGGGCGAGGGTCATGATCAGCACGCCGCGGGCCTGCACCACGGCGATCGTGGTGCTGGAGCGATAGAAGAAGAACTTCTCCACCGCCGCCAGATCGGGGCGCCAGGCGCGGATCAGCTGGCGCAGGTCGGAGGCGATCTCCACCATCCGATCCCCCTCGCTGCGACCGGGATCGCTGCGGATCATGCCGCAGTCGAGCAGGCGCTGGCTACCACCGGCGGGTCTGCCCTGCGGGCCCTCGGCCACCTCGATCACGCCGTAGCCGACGCGGGCCAGGCCGGGGTCGATGCCGAGGATGACCAAGAACCGCGCGTCGGTGGGGGCGCCCTGGACGATGACACGCCCGCCACTTGGCGGGGAGGGCCCAGCTGGCAGGCCCGGCGCCCCCTCAGATCAACGGGACCTGCAGCCCATGGATCCACGTGACGATGTCGTTGAAGTCCCCGTCACTACGACCTCCGTTCACATCGAGGTCCTCGATTCCCAGCACCATCCCGGTGCTGTCACTGCCCAGGCTCACCATCTGGGCCGCTCCGCCGCGATTGGCCGCCGCGAATGAGGAGATCAGATTGGTGCGACTGCCATCCACCAGCAGCAGCACCCCGTACTGCCGGTTGGGATCGAGCGCCAGATCCAGGTAGCTGCGCTTCTCCCCGAAGCCCGGCAGCGCATCAGCCCCCAGGAGCAACCCGGCCTGCTCGGCACGCGCCAGCGCCGCATCCAGGTAGCCACCGTCGCCCGGATTCAGCCCATCCACCTGCCCGGTGATCGTATCCACTGCATAGAAGCCCAGACCGTTGTTCTGGCCCGCCAAGCGCTGGATATCCACCTGAGGCCGGACCGAGACGGCACTCGAGGTGCTGGTGATGGTTTCGAGGAACAGCTGCAGGGTCACACCGCCCTCGAACGCCGCCGTGATGCGACTCCCGTCGACCTCCACGCCCTGCAGCCCCAGTTGCCGGCCATCCAGGCTGGCAGTGGGAGTCCAGCTGACGTCCGTCAGATCGAGGTTGGTCAGCGCCGCCTGGCCGCCGACCGCCAGACCCTCTGTCGCACGCCAGCCACTGCTGGGGTCCGGGTTGAGGGCAGACTCGGGCGTGATCGCACCCGCCACGCCACCGCTGGCGTTCTGCAGCAGAGACACGCTGCGCCCGCCACTGACCAGAGCGAAGCTCACCGCGCCGCTGCCCTGGTCAGCACGCCAGGCCGAGAGGCTCACGTTCTGGTCAAACACCAGCGCGCTGCCATTGGGACTGGAGGCCGGCGAGCTCCAGACCA
It contains:
- a CDS encoding 5-formyltetrahydrofolate cyclo-ligase is translated as MTPQDDKPALRRHFRAVRREALAGATAALRAAALARLPELPPPGRWLGVYWAVGSEPDLDPWAPGGLAERLVRVGGAARLALPVVLPPQPGEPQGRLIYRPWRRESPLGPDACGIPAPLPPEGERMQRLLLEAQPPDAPPGAVSRAGCLHPEGLPPEALAPGALPPEALGLLLVPALAVDRAGIRLGSGGGWYDRLRADPAWRAVPALAVLPAACVVAQLPRDPWDVPFSGWLDEQGIHAVGAAPVA
- the ruvC gene encoding crossover junction endodeoxyribonuclease RuvC, which gives rise to MVILGIDPGLARVGYGVIEVAEGPQGRPAGGSQRLLDCGMIRSDPGRSEGDRMVEIASDLRQLIRAWRPDLAAVEKFFFYRSSTTIAVVQARGVLIMTLARFRIPVVEFPPMQIKQALTGDGHADKEMVLDAVMRELELEHPPRPDDAADALAVALTGWFQR